The Acidimicrobiales bacterium genome has a window encoding:
- a CDS encoding extracellular solute-binding protein, with amino-acid sequence MDQRTPRQPSRIAAALLLVLGLTAMLTACGSDDPESLTVYSGRSEKLVGPIFEAFTADTGIALDVRYGSSNDLALLLSEEGTKTPADVFLSRSPGPAGYLDDLGMLAKLDDDVLDRVAATDRSPTGTWVGFAGRGRVLVYNVDEVATGDLPGSVFDLTGPEYAGRVAVPGSNSSFQDWFTLFRLRNGDNVATGWLNDMVANGSRFYPKNGAIVEAVGRNEIQFGLVNHYYNFQKVAANGDAQRSANHGFAPGDDGGLMIIATAAVLNESNEQDGANRLLTHLLSDEQQRYLTDSVYEYPLALGVAPADVLPPAPVDRIGAVDIDDIAAEFTRTIEIIEASGVLDQ; translated from the coding sequence ATAGCGGCCGCCCTCCTATTAGTTCTTGGGCTCACCGCAATGCTCACAGCATGCGGGAGCGACGATCCCGAGTCGTTGACCGTTTACTCGGGTCGAAGTGAGAAATTGGTAGGCCCGATCTTTGAGGCATTCACCGCAGACACGGGCATCGCCCTAGACGTTCGCTACGGCTCGTCGAATGACCTGGCCCTTCTCCTATCTGAGGAAGGAACCAAGACCCCGGCTGATGTGTTCTTGTCCCGAAGCCCCGGTCCCGCTGGGTATCTAGATGATCTAGGCATGTTGGCAAAACTGGACGACGACGTATTGGACCGCGTGGCGGCTACTGATCGATCTCCCACCGGCACCTGGGTTGGGTTCGCCGGGCGAGGAAGGGTTCTTGTCTACAACGTGGACGAGGTGGCGACCGGAGACCTTCCCGGCTCGGTCTTCGACCTGACCGGCCCTGAGTACGCAGGCAGAGTTGCCGTACCAGGCAGCAACTCCTCATTCCAGGACTGGTTCACGCTGTTCCGGCTCCGCAACGGTGACAACGTTGCCACCGGATGGCTGAACGACATGGTGGCTAACGGGTCCCGCTTCTACCCGAAGAACGGTGCCATCGTGGAAGCTGTGGGCCGCAACGAGATCCAGTTTGGGCTCGTGAACCACTACTACAACTTCCAGAAGGTGGCCGCGAACGGGGACGCCCAGCGGTCGGCCAACCACGGTTTCGCCCCCGGGGATGACGGTGGTCTGATGATCATCGCTACGGCAGCTGTACTGAATGAGAGCAACGAACAGGATGGCGCCAATCGCCTGCTCACCCACCTGCTCAGCGACGAACAGCAGCGGTACTTGACCGACAGCGTCTACGAATACCCACTGGCCCTCGGCGTGGCTCCGGCTGACGTCTTGCCACCGGCTCCCGTCGACCGGATAGGCGCCGTCGACATCGACGACATAGCTGCCGAGTTCACTCGCACGATCGAGATCATCGAGGCGAGCGGCGTACTCGATCAGTGA
- a CDS encoding iron ABC transporter permease, translating to MTDITKVPRTGAARRRAGVGRPPKPLLGTAILIAALFALPGGYVAWRAAGGSESPLALLGSRQTLDPLWRTVQLAALVSVSTALLGTGLAWLTTRTDLPLRRLWRVVVPLPLVYPSFVGAAAFISGLTPGGVVHDLAGVFGIELTIRLHGLVGSWLVLTLFTYPYVYLPVAARLTTLSTAFEENARLLGDGPRRVFLRVVLPQVGPSIAAGSLLVFLYTLSDFGAVHLMRFETLTQTIFRTRLFDRDRSFALALLLLVLALLVVAAERTVARSGTRRGARVSAIGDRQSLVVPLGRWKAACTAATAVVVGLALVAPAVSLADWGLFGWFRSRRGAAGLRLDWDDVVAPTWNTIWVSTVTAVVAVAVVLPVAYLLARHRSRVGGVVNAVVVAGFAIPGLVVALSMVFWTLHASPFEFLIGSMPVLVFAYVVHFGAQAVRTTQVAVEAVPLRMEDAARLLGAGRLRRLATVELPLMAPGLAAGAGLVMLSTMKELPATLLASPIGFRTLATQIWNTYEALFLPEMAVLALVLLAISATMTWLLVIRRSEHLR from the coding sequence ATGACGGACATCACCAAGGTTCCACGAACAGGGGCTGCTCGACGCCGGGCGGGCGTCGGGCGGCCCCCGAAACCACTTCTGGGGACGGCGATCCTCATTGCCGCCTTGTTCGCCCTTCCCGGCGGGTATGTGGCTTGGCGAGCGGCCGGCGGTTCGGAATCTCCGCTGGCTCTCCTCGGATCCCGCCAGACCCTTGATCCCCTCTGGCGGACCGTTCAACTGGCCGCTCTCGTCTCTGTCTCAACCGCTCTACTGGGCACCGGGCTGGCCTGGCTAACCACCCGGACGGACCTGCCGTTGCGCCGCCTCTGGCGAGTCGTCGTCCCCCTGCCGCTCGTTTACCCCAGCTTCGTAGGTGCCGCGGCATTTATCTCCGGTCTTACTCCCGGCGGCGTGGTCCATGACTTGGCTGGAGTATTCGGCATTGAGCTAACTATTCGCCTCCACGGCCTGGTTGGGTCGTGGCTGGTCCTCACCCTCTTTACCTACCCCTACGTGTACCTTCCGGTGGCGGCCCGGCTGACCACCCTCTCCACCGCCTTCGAAGAGAACGCCCGCCTACTTGGCGACGGACCCCGCCGGGTATTTCTCCGCGTCGTCCTCCCTCAGGTGGGGCCATCAATTGCCGCCGGCTCGCTACTGGTGTTTCTCTACACCCTCAGCGATTTCGGCGCTGTACACCTCATGCGGTTCGAGACTCTCACCCAGACCATCTTCCGCACCCGCCTCTTCGACCGGGACAGGTCGTTCGCTCTGGCCCTGCTCCTCTTGGTCCTGGCCCTTCTGGTCGTGGCCGCCGAGCGCACGGTGGCCCGTTCCGGAACCCGCAGGGGTGCTCGGGTCAGTGCTATCGGCGACCGCCAGTCTCTCGTCGTTCCCCTGGGCCGGTGGAAAGCGGCCTGCACCGCGGCCACGGCCGTCGTCGTTGGACTGGCCTTGGTGGCTCCCGCCGTGTCGCTAGCCGACTGGGGCCTCTTCGGATGGTTCAGATCCCGTCGCGGCGCCGCCGGGCTCCGACTGGACTGGGACGACGTGGTAGCGCCGACGTGGAACACCATCTGGGTGAGCACGGTGACGGCCGTGGTGGCCGTGGCCGTAGTCCTTCCCGTGGCGTACCTCCTAGCTCGCCACCGCTCCCGTGTGGGTGGCGTGGTCAACGCCGTGGTGGTAGCAGGTTTCGCCATCCCAGGCCTGGTGGTCGCCCTGTCCATGGTCTTTTGGACTCTGCACGCTTCGCCATTCGAGTTCCTAATCGGCTCGATGCCCGTGCTGGTATTCGCCTACGTGGTGCACTTCGGGGCCCAGGCCGTCCGGACGACCCAGGTGGCCGTCGAAGCCGTCCCCCTCCGCATGGAGGACGCGGCCCGCCTACTGGGTGCTGGCCGACTACGCCGGCTAGCCACCGTCGAACTTCCGCTCATGGCACCCGGCCTGGCCGCCGGCGCTGGATTGGTCATGCTGTCCACCATGAAGGAGTTACCGGCCACGCTGCTGGCCTCACCGATCGGCTTTCGGACTCTGGCCACCCAGATCTGGAACACCTACGAGGCGCTGTTTCTCCCCGAGATGGCCGTCTTGGCACTGGTCCTGCTGGCCATCAGCGCCACCATGACTTGGTTGCTCGTCATACGCCGAAGCGAGCACCTGCGTTAA
- a CDS encoding metal-dependent transcriptional regulator — translation MPYQAPEYHPAFEEYCETIFELAEDDLEVIQARIAERLEVSRPAVSEMIKRMEKEGLVTSDAEGISLTADGRDLASSVVRRHRLAERFLTDVLGLTWTEAHHEAGKWEHVISPSVEDALNRLLGSPTTCPHGNPIPGSSYREPDTRHLADVAVGESFTVNRIPEELEFADGLLQFLEDSSLMPGEMGRVRSADEGTITVEIAGRRVDVGSFAADRILVTTR, via the coding sequence ATGCCATACCAGGCGCCCGAATACCACCCGGCCTTCGAGGAGTACTGCGAGACGATCTTCGAACTCGCCGAGGATGATCTAGAAGTGATCCAGGCTCGGATCGCCGAACGGCTCGAGGTCAGCCGTCCGGCCGTCTCCGAGATGATCAAGCGCATGGAGAAGGAAGGCCTAGTCACCAGCGACGCGGAGGGGATTTCGCTGACCGCTGATGGTCGGGACCTGGCTTCCTCGGTGGTCCGTCGGCACCGCCTGGCCGAGCGGTTCCTAACCGATGTCCTGGGCCTGACGTGGACCGAAGCCCACCATGAGGCCGGCAAGTGGGAGCACGTCATCTCTCCGTCCGTAGAGGACGCCCTGAACCGCCTTCTAGGGAGTCCGACGACCTGCCCCCATGGAAATCCCATCCCCGGAAGTTCCTACCGGGAGCCTGACACCCGCCACCTAGCCGATGTCGCCGTGGGTGAGTCCTTTACGGTGAACCGCATTCCCGAAGAGTTGGAGTTCGCCGACGGTCTGCTGCAGTTCTTGGAGGACTCCAGCCTGATGCCCGGTGAGATGGGTCGGGTGAGGTCGGCTGATGAGGGAACGATCACCGTGGAGATCGCTGGCCGACGAGTGGACGTCGGGTCCTTCGCCGCCGACCGCATCCTGGTCACAACACGTTGA